A region of Aptenodytes patagonicus unplaced genomic scaffold, bAptPat1.pri.cur scaffold_206, whole genome shotgun sequence DNA encodes the following proteins:
- the LOC143173750 gene encoding olfactory receptor 14A16-like — MSNSSSITEFLLLAFADTGELQLLHFWLFLGIYLAAFLGNGLIIIAIACDHHLHTPMYFFFLNLSFVDLGSISTTLPKAMANSLWENGAISYPGCVAQLFFFFISAEYFLLTVMAYDHYVVICKPLHYGTLLRSRACVHVAAAVWGSGFLNAVLQTANTFSLPLCRGNALDQFFCEIPQILKLSCSESDYLREVGLLVLSACLTLECFVFIVLSYVQIFRAVLRIPSELGQHKAFSMHLPHLAVVSLFVSTGIFALLKPPSIASPSLDLVASFLYSVVPPAVNPLIYSMRNQELKDALWKLAQWTLFHWQYPASPSLHISQNLS; from the coding sequence atgtccaacagcagctccatcactgagttcctcctcctggcatttgcAGACACAGGGGAGTTGCAGCTTTTacacttctggctcttcctgggcatctacctggctgcatTCCTGGGCAATGGCCTCATCATCATAGCCATAGCCTGTGACCaccacctccacacccccatgtacttcttcttCCTCAACCTCTCCTTCgttgacctgggctccatctccaccactctccccaaagccatggccaattccctctgggagaATGGGGCCATTTCCTACCCAGGGTGTGTGgcccagctctttttcttttttatatcagctgagtattttcttcttactgtcatggcctacgaccactatgttgtcatctgcaaacccctgcactatgGGACCCTCCTgcgcagcagagcttgtgtccatgtggcagcagctgtctggggcagtgggtttctcaatGCTGTGCTACAaactgccaatacattttcactaccactctgccgaggcaatgccctggaccagttcttctgtgaaatcccccagatcctcaagctctcctgctcagagtcagactacctcagggaggttgggcttctcgtgcttagtgcctgtttaactttggagtgttttgttttcattgtgctgtcctacgtgcagatcttcagagccgtgctgaggatcccctccgagctgggacagcataaagccttttccatgCATCttcctcacctggccgtggtctccctatTTGTCAGCACTGGCATATTTGCCctcctgaagcccccctccattgcttccccatccctggacctggtggcgtcatttctgtactcggtggtgcctccagcagtgaaccccctcatctacagcatgaggaatcaggagctcaaggacgccctatggaaactggcacaatggacactgtttcactggcaataccctgcctccccttctctgcacatttcccagaatttatcttag